Below is a window of Triticum urartu cultivar G1812 unplaced genomic scaffold, Tu2.1 TuUngrouped_contig_6910, whole genome shotgun sequence DNA.
GGGGGGCGCTCCGGGGGCTGGCCAACGCCCCCACCCACCAGAAGGGCCACGCGTTCCACCCGGCCCCCCTGCGCCTCCGCGGGTCCCCGGACGGCGCGGTGCGGTCCTTCTCGGTCGCCTTCGTCTGCGGCATCGTCTCCAGCTACACGGACTTCAGCACCCACGGCATGGCCCTCGTCTTCGCGCCCGGCGTCAAGAGCCTGTCGGACGGGCTAACGGACCAGTACCTCGGCGTCACCAACGTCCAGAACGACGGCAGCCAGGCCAACCACCTGTTCGCCGTGGAGCTCGACACCGTGTGCGGTCCTTCTCGGTCGCCTTCGTCTGCGGCATCGTCTCCAGCTACACGGACTTCAGCACCCACGGCATGGCCCTCGTCTTCGCGCCCGGCGTCAAGAGCCTGTCGGACGGGCTAACGGACCAGTACCTCGGCGTCACCAACGTCCAGAACGACGGCAGCCAGGCCAACCACCTGTTCGCCGTGGAGCTCGACACCGTGCAGAACATCGAGTTCCGCGACATCAACGCCAACCACGTCGGCATCGACATCAACGGCCTCAGCTCTGTCCAGTCCCACGAGGCTGGCTACTACGACGACGGTAACGGCGGCGGCTTCCGGAATGTAAGCCTCATCAGCCGCGATGCGCTCCAAGTGTGGGTGGACTACGACAGGGTGACCACCCGGATTGATGTCACCATGGCTCCCCTTGGGATGGCGAGACCCAGCAGGCCATTGGTCAGCGCGATCCGCAACCTGTCGACGGTGATGACGGAGCCGTCGTACATCGGCTTCTCGTCGTCAACGGGCCCGGTGAACTCCCGGCACTACGTTCTTGGCTGGAGCCTGGGCATAGACAGACCTGCCCCGGCGATCGACGCGGCCAAGCTGCCAAAGCTGCCGCAGCTGGGACCCAAGCCTCGCTCAAGGGTTCTGGAGATAACCCTGCCGATAGCAAGCGCGGTGGtcgtcctcgtcgccggcgccgccttGGTTCTGCTTGTGAGAAGGCGCCTGAGGTACACGGAGGTGCGGGAAGATTGGGAGGTGGAGTTCGGGCCGCACCGGTTCGCGTACAAAGACCTGTTCCATGCCACCAATGGGTTCAAGGAGAAGCACCTGCTTGGCGCAGGAGGCTTCGGCATGGTGTACAAGGGAGTGCTTCAGGCGTCCGGGGTGGAGATCGCCGTGAAGAAGGTGTCCCATGGATCCAACCAAGGAATGAAGGAGTTCATCGCCGAGATCGTAAGTATTGGCCGCATCAAGCACCGTAACCTGGTGCAGCTACTTGGCTATTGCCGGCGGAAAGATGAGCTCATCTTGGTGTACGATTACATGCCGAACGGTAGCCTGGACAAGTATCTGTACGGccaaggagatggagatggtctcACTTTGGACTGGGCTCAAAGATTGCAAGTCATCAAAGGGGTCGCTTGTGGATTACACTACCTGCACGAGAGGTGGGAGAAAGTCGTGATCCACCGAGACGTCAAGACAAGCAATGTGCTTCTTGACAAGGAAATGAATGGACGGCTAGGCGATTTTGGGCTTGCAAAGCTGTACGAGCATGGCACCAACCCACAAACAACACGTGTGGTTGGAACCACGGGGTACCTAGCACCGGAGCTAGTGAGAACGGGGAAAGCCACCCCTCTGACAGACGCTTTCGCCTTCGGAACTTTCATGCTCGAGGTCGCTTGC
It encodes the following:
- the LOC125531251 gene encoding L-type lectin-domain containing receptor kinase SIT2-like gives rise to the protein MALVFAPGVKSLSDGLTDQYLGVTNVQNDGSQANHLFAVELDTVQNIEFRDINANHVGIDINGLSSVQSHEAGYYDDGNGGGFRNVSLISRDALQVWVDYDRVTTRIDVTMAPLGMARPSRPLVSAIRNLSTVMTEPSYIGFSSSTGPVNSRHYVLGWSLGIDRPAPAIDAAKLPKLPQLGPKPRSRVLEITLPIASAVVVLVAGAALVLLVRRRLRYTEVREDWEVEFGPHRFAYKDLFHATNGFKEKHLLGAGGFGMVYKGVLQASGVEIAVKKVSHGSNQGMKEFIAEIVSIGRIKHRNLVQLLGYCRRKDELILVYDYMPNGSLDKYLYGQGDGDGLTLDWAQRLQVIKGVACGLHYLHERWEKVVIHRDVKTSNVLLDKEMNGRLGDFGLAKLYEHGTNPQTTRVVGTTGYLAPELVRTGKATPLTDAFAFGTFMLEVACGRRPIKQDEKGNQILLADWVLEHLHRESLVEAADPRLQHEYNSDEVCLSLKIGLLCSHPSPSARPTMQQVLQYLDGELPLPEMARATLNFNLLALKERKELHSMSSPFSSTAMTVGTISDLSGGR